The nucleotide window AGCATGGTTCATATATGACTTATTATAATAATAACGAGCTAAATTCCTCAGGAAAGTTTTTTTATGGACAAAAAGATCAATTCTGGTTCTTTTATTATAAAAATGGAAATAAAATGCGGGTAGAAAGCTGGGAGCATGGTACTCCTAAAGGTGAATGGGAATATTTTTACGAGAATGAAAATAAAAAAGCATTTGGAAATATATCAGAAGGAAAACGGACAGGATATTGGAAATATTATTTTGAAGACGGAACAATATCTTCTGAAGGAAATTGGGACAATGACTGTTTGAACGGACTATGGATTTATTACCATGCAAACGGCAAAATCAGGGAAAAGGGATTTTGGGTTAATGACTATCAGCATGGAGTCTGGGAATACTTCTATGAAAATGGAATACGTGAAACATCAGGCTACTGGTATTACGGAAGAAAACATAGTTTTTGGAAGTATTTTTATGAAAATGGCAATTCAAAAGAATTCGGTCAGTGGAAAGAGGATAAACAAACCGTAAAATGGAAATACTATTATGAAAACGGTACTCTTTCATCAATTGGTGACTGGTCTGACAGCTTGAAAACAGGAATATGGAAGTACTTTCATGAAAACGGAAAAATAAAATCCAACGGCCGTTGGGTTAATGATAAACAATACGGTATATGGAAATTTTATACAACTGAGGGAAAAATCAGAACCAAAGGACTGTGGCGTAATGACCTTCCTGACGGAAAATGGACGAACTATCATGAAAACGGCAAAAAAAGAGAACAGGGTATCTTTTCCCAAGGAAATAAGACGGGTGTATGGCGTTATTATTCAGAAAACGGCAGACTTATAATAAAAGGGCGCTGGAAAGATGATCTTCAAAACGGCGAATGGACTTATTATTTTGAAAACGGGATTCCTGCTTCACTTGGTGAATTTAAAGACGGCAATCAAGACGGCGAATGGAAATATTTTTATGAAAGCGGTAATCTGAAATCCGTCGGCTATTGGAATAACGGTGTAAAAAAAGATGAGTGGATTCACTATGATGAAAATAATGAATTTGAAAATATAGAATATTTTGATAATTCCGGAGATTATCTCCATTTTATCAATTAACAGTTTTTTAGTGCTGTTATACAGAATACGGAGTAGTTTTGTACTTTTCGGTGTTTCACCGGCAGTCAGAGCTTTCCGTGTTTTTATTTGTAAAACAAACAGAGTTTTCTGCTGTAAACATTATTTATTTTTATGTGTTGTAGAAATATATACTTTATGGTATATTTATATTAAATATAAAGAAAAAAGGAGAAATTATGAAAATACTCACTTTTGCAAATCCAAAAGGAGGTGCAGGAAAAACTGTTTCCAGCATAAACTTCGCATATGCGCTGTCACGTCTGGGTTATAAAACCCTTCTTGTGGATACTGATCCCCGTGGCGGAGTTTCCATCTGTCTTGGTATAGAAAACGAAAATACCCTTTTTGATCTTATCAAAGAGTATAACGAAGGTTTCGTAGAAGACGTGGAAAAATACAAAAATCATAAAAACGGTGTGGATGTTGTAATTTCAGATTATGAAATTGCCAAATTTGATTCTTATTTTGATGCAGATACAGTTTCTGCCACATTTATTGTGAAAAATCTTATAATGGAATTTTTCAAAGATTACGATTTTATAGTTATAGATACAGAAGGTACTGTTAATTCACTTACAGCTTCTATTTTATATGCCACACAGGATATTTTTATTCCTACACAGGCAAGTAATCTCGATCTTACAGGTGTCCGTGATATTCTTGCCCTCAGCAAAAATATTTCAAGACAAAATGCTGAACTAAATATAAAAAAAGTTTTTCTTATAAGAGCAAAGATGAATACCATTGCATTCAAAGAGTTTCAAAACAGTCTGGAATCTTTCTTTGACGAGCAGCAGTTTTCTAAAGTTGCTATCAGGGAAAATCAGGATATAATAAACGCTGTAAATTCGCAGCTTGATATTTTTACTTACAGAAATTCCTCTAATGGTGCAATTGACTATAGAAATCTTGTTGACGAATATATAGAAGAGCTTCAGAAGGAGATATAAAATGGCAATAAAAGATATTTTAAGCAAAAATGTTAATTATGGAGGGCTGGAAATTTATCAGAGTAATTTTGATTTTGAAAAATTCGAGATACAGCCGAATGACAGAGACCTTCTGCTGCAAAGTGAACAGATTATTTCTAATTCTCAGAGACAGATGATGAAAAATCTCTATGAAATTGCCAAAAACCTCTTTGAATCACAACAGATTCTGGCAAACTACCATTCAGGATCATTTGTGGAATGGTTTGAAACAATAGGATTAAAAAAAGACTATGTCTACAGAATGATTGATAAATATAAGCTGGCTCAGGAAACTAATATAAGAAACGCTGTTAACCTACCAGTAAGAGTGGTACAAAACATAAAAAAAATGAACATTGATACCAGCCAGAAAATAGAAATTGTAAGAAGTGAAAATCCCAGAAAAAAGATCGCTGAGTTTTCTCACAGTGAGAAATCTGAACTTACAGAACTGGAAATTTTAAAAATACAATTACGTTATCATACAAGAAAAGTAAAAGAATTAAAAGCCAGAATTACAATTTTGGAAGAAGAAAGTATATAACGCAGAATTCCATCTACACCCATTTATAATCATGGCTGACAGATGGTTTTTCTTTTTATGCTTTACTTATGCATTTATATAAATTTAATATAATTAAAAAAAAATAGATTGACAACAAAGAATTTTAGGTTATAATTTAACGAGAAGTTTTTTCATTTAATAAACAAAATTATCGCCGAAAGTTACGTTTGTTTTTTTATTTGAGGAGGATGGAAGTCCGATGATCAATATTACCATTAATAATATTTCGTGTAAAACATACGAAAACAGAACTATTTTGGAAACAGCGTACGAAAACGGAATAGATATCCCTGTTTTTTGTAATGATAAAAGGCTTGTTCCCGAGGCTTCGTGCAGAATCTGTCTTGTTGAAGTAAAAGGCGGAGGCAAGCTCGTCCCTGCATGTTCGGCAAAAGTTTCAGACGGAATGACTGTATTTACAGAAAGTGAAAGAGTAATCAGCGCGAGAAAAAATATTCTGGATCTTCTCCTTGCAGATCATGACTTTGACTGTATAAATTGTTCGAAATCCGGTGACTGCCGATTACAGGAATACTGCCTGAAGTATGATGTAAAAGAAAGCAGTTATACAAGAAAAAGGGATATTCTTGATATCGATACCAGTAACAATTTTTATTCTTATAATCCGAACAGATGTATTCTTTGCAGAAAATGTGTAAGAATCTGCCGTGATTTACAAGGCCGTGATGTTATCACTGCTGCGGGAAGAGGAGTCTTCACTCATATAGAACCGCCTTTTAATACCGGTCTCGGTAACTCGAGATGTGTTTCCTGCGGTAACTGCGTTTCTGCATGCCCTGTAGGTTCTTTAATGCCTAAAAGAAGCATTCCTTTTGAGACCGAAGAAATAAAAAAGACAAGAACTACATGTGTATACTGCGGCGTTGGATGCCAGATGAACCTTCTTGTTAAAGGAAATAAAGTTGTTGGTACCGAACCTCTGGATATAGTTCCTAATAATGGACTTTTATGTGTAAAAGGTGCTTTTGCATATAATTTTATTAATCATAAAGATCGCTTAAAGACTCCTTTGATAAAAAAAGACGATATTTTCACAGAAAGCAGTTTTGACGAAGCTCTGGATTTTATTGCAGAAAAACTTACTGCAATAAAAAATTCCCATGGAAAAGAGAGCATAGCCGGACTGACTTCGGCGAGATGTACCAATGAAGAAAACTATCTCATGCAGAAATTTATGAGAGCTGTTATTGGCAATAATAATATTGACCACTGTGCCCGGCTGTGTCATGCCACAACTGTTTCAGGACTGGCAGAAACAGTGGGAAGCGGTGCAATGACAAACAGTATCTCAGAAATAGAAAAAGCAGACACTATATTTGTCATAGGTTCTAACACTACAGAAACCCATCCTGTTATCGGAACCTTTATACAAAAAGCCAAAAGATCAGGAAAAAATCTAATTGTAGCTGATCCGAGAAAGATCGAACTTGCTGAAAAAGCAGATATTTTTATGCAGCTGAAAGTAGGAACAAATATTGCCCTGCTAAACGGAATGATGAATGTCGTAATCAGCGAAAATCTTCAAGACAAAGAATTTATAGAAGACAGATGTGAAAATTATGATGAACTGGTTTCCGCTATAAAGGCTTATACTCCTGAATTAACTGAAAAAATAACAGGTGTACCTGCCAGTGATATAATAAATGCTGCAAGGCTTTATGCAGGTTCAAAAAATTCCACTATTATTTTTTCAATGGGAATTACACAGCACATTACAGGAACTGAAAATGTATTTTCTGTATCAAATCTCGCTATGCTGTGCGGTATGATCGGCAGGGAAAATACAGGAATAAATCCCCTGCGCGGACAGAATAATGTACAGGGTGCCTGTGATATGGGAGGGCTTCCCAATGTATATCCGGGATATCAGAGTGTACAAAATGCCCAAAATAAAGAAAAATTCGAGAAGGCATGGAGTGTCCCGCTTTCTGACAAATCAGGCCTGACAGCTTCGGAAATGATAGATCTCGCAGGAGAAGGCAGCTTGAAAGCTCTGTATATTATAGGAGAAAATCCTGTTGTTTCGGAACCTGACGGCAATCATGTAAAACACTCTTTGGAAAATCTTGATTTTCTTGTTGTTCAGGATATTTTTATGACTGAAACAGCTGAATTCGCAGATGTTATTTTGCCTGCTGCAAGTTTTGCAGAAAAAAACGGGACTTTTACCAATACCGAGAGACGGGTACAATATGTGCAAAAGGCCATAGAGCCTCTTCACGGTACAATGGAAGACTGGAAAATCCTCGTTTCTCTAATGAATAAAATGGGTTATTATCAGAATTTTTCTTCTACTGAGGAAATCATGGGGGAAATTGCTGCTCTTACTCCGCAGTACGGAGGAATTTCGCATAAACGTATTCTGGAACAAGGACTCGGTCTGCAATGGCCCTGCCCTGACGAAAATCATAATGGTACTCCCTATCTTCATAAAAATGCTTTTACAAGAGGGAAGGGAAAGTTTATTCCTGCTGTCCACAGATTTTCTGCTGAGATGCCTGACAGCGAATACCCTGTTATTCTTACTACTGGAAGAATTTTATACCAGTATCATACTATGACAATGACAGGGAAAAACAGCGGTATAATGAAAACCGCCGGAGAAAATTATATGGAAATACATCCTGAACTTGCCGAAAACCTGCATTTGAAACAGGGAGAAACGGTAAAAGTAAGTTCCAGAAGAGGATCAATAAAAATAAAGACAAGAATCACCAACAAAACAGATAAAAATACTGTATTTATTCCTTTTCATTTTGCGGGAGGAGCTAATATTCTTACTAATAATGCTCTTGACCGTTTTGCAAAAGAACCGGAATTAAAAGCCTGTGCAGTAAAAATAGAAAAATTATTCACAGATACAGGCTGTAAAGCTAAAGCAAGGTGAAATTTCTGTTCCTGATTTGGACATTCTATTTAAATAAAAGGGGTTTATTTATATAAATTAAGGAGTCACTATATGAAAAAAACAGGAACAGCAATTATACTTTGCGGGGGCAAAAGCAGCAGAATGGGATTTGATAAAAGTAAATATGAGATTAACGGAAAACTTCTTATTGAAATATGTGCGGAAAAACTCGGCTCTGTCTTTGAAGAAGTTCTCCTGGTTACCAAAGATCCTGATAAATTTAAAGGACTCGGATATAAGGTCATAGGAGATAATGCGGGCGCCTATGCCCCGGTCTTTGGAATATACAGCGGTCTTTTGGAAGCCGGATCTCATTTTTCTTTTATTATAGCCTGTGATATGCCTGTTATTAATCTGAATTACATTAAATACCTTATAGAAAAGCTGGAAAAC belongs to Sebaldella sp. S0638 and includes:
- a CDS encoding toxin-antitoxin system YwqK family antitoxin, with the translated sequence MEFLLIIFIFIGLTIAYLAFILGFGYILGIIANFIFKERDFYIIEKFPFIREQLIKEHKTYYDNGNLKSEITYYFNTPHGLAVHYYDNGQIFGKCYYIKGEKNGMWISWYNNGSLKETGFWKYNKKDGEWQSFFENGKPEYHISWNDGVKHGSYMTYYNNNELNSSGKFFYGQKDQFWFFYYKNGNKMRVESWEHGTPKGEWEYFYENENKKAFGNISEGKRTGYWKYYFEDGTISSEGNWDNDCLNGLWIYYHANGKIREKGFWVNDYQHGVWEYFYENGIRETSGYWYYGRKHSFWKYFYENGNSKEFGQWKEDKQTVKWKYYYENGTLSSIGDWSDSLKTGIWKYFHENGKIKSNGRWVNDKQYGIWKFYTTEGKIRTKGLWRNDLPDGKWTNYHENGKKREQGIFSQGNKTGVWRYYSENGRLIIKGRWKDDLQNGEWTYYFENGIPASLGEFKDGNQDGEWKYFYESGNLKSVGYWNNGVKKDEWIHYDENNEFENIEYFDNSGDYLHFIN
- a CDS encoding ParA family protein — encoded protein: MKILTFANPKGGAGKTVSSINFAYALSRLGYKTLLVDTDPRGGVSICLGIENENTLFDLIKEYNEGFVEDVEKYKNHKNGVDVVISDYEIAKFDSYFDADTVSATFIVKNLIMEFFKDYDFIVIDTEGTVNSLTASILYATQDIFIPTQASNLDLTGVRDILALSKNISRQNAELNIKKVFLIRAKMNTIAFKEFQNSLESFFDEQQFSKVAIRENQDIINAVNSQLDIFTYRNSSNGAIDYRNLVDEYIEELQKEI
- the fdhF gene encoding formate dehydrogenase subunit alpha, giving the protein MINITINNISCKTYENRTILETAYENGIDIPVFCNDKRLVPEASCRICLVEVKGGGKLVPACSAKVSDGMTVFTESERVISARKNILDLLLADHDFDCINCSKSGDCRLQEYCLKYDVKESSYTRKRDILDIDTSNNFYSYNPNRCILCRKCVRICRDLQGRDVITAAGRGVFTHIEPPFNTGLGNSRCVSCGNCVSACPVGSLMPKRSIPFETEEIKKTRTTCVYCGVGCQMNLLVKGNKVVGTEPLDIVPNNGLLCVKGAFAYNFINHKDRLKTPLIKKDDIFTESSFDEALDFIAEKLTAIKNSHGKESIAGLTSARCTNEENYLMQKFMRAVIGNNNIDHCARLCHATTVSGLAETVGSGAMTNSISEIEKADTIFVIGSNTTETHPVIGTFIQKAKRSGKNLIVADPRKIELAEKADIFMQLKVGTNIALLNGMMNVVISENLQDKEFIEDRCENYDELVSAIKAYTPELTEKITGVPASDIINAARLYAGSKNSTIIFSMGITQHITGTENVFSVSNLAMLCGMIGRENTGINPLRGQNNVQGACDMGGLPNVYPGYQSVQNAQNKEKFEKAWSVPLSDKSGLTASEMIDLAGEGSLKALYIIGENPVVSEPDGNHVKHSLENLDFLVVQDIFMTETAEFADVILPAASFAEKNGTFTNTERRVQYVQKAIEPLHGTMEDWKILVSLMNKMGYYQNFSSTEEIMGEIAALTPQYGGISHKRILEQGLGLQWPCPDENHNGTPYLHKNAFTRGKGKFIPAVHRFSAEMPDSEYPVILTTGRILYQYHTMTMTGKNSGIMKTAGENYMEIHPELAENLHLKQGETVKVSSRRGSIKIKTRITNKTDKNTVFIPFHFAGGANILTNNALDRFAKEPELKACAVKIEKLFTDTGCKAKAR
- a CDS encoding molybdenum cofactor guanylyltransferase; the encoded protein is MKKTGTAIILCGGKSSRMGFDKSKYEINGKLLIEICAEKLGSVFEEVLLVTKDPDKFKGLGYKVIGDNAGAYAPVFGIYSGLLEAGSHFSFIIACDMPVINLNYIKYLIEKLENESFPPDGLISMNGSFIEPFYSFYSKNMLKKLKYNIDIKNYKITDSINMCNIEFVNTEIIKKYAGNIDIFTNLNYPCDLEIFSGAFIKELCLNDKKY